One region of Eupeodes corollae chromosome 1, idEupCoro1.1, whole genome shotgun sequence genomic DNA includes:
- the LOC129942632 gene encoding uncharacterized protein LOC129942632 → MGLIPSCSVENLRTSTRPREFDETEIFVPVVANETATTSVNALTDTIITDLKSTFATDMMSDESINEDDDDSVKDPDFLLPEKSPQSLFSGSDIDDMATQLEQNLGSEDHIPGNSNLSPETVSTKESRKGRRQKRNLGQNYLTSTEKTFLQKG, encoded by the exons ATGGGTTTAATTCCAAGCTGCTCTGTGGAGAACCTAAGAACTTCAACTCGTCCTAGGGAGTTTGATG AAACCGAGATATTTGTGCCAGTTGTGGCTAATGAAACAGCTACAACCAGTGTCAATGCCCTGACAGATACAATCATCACAGATTTGAAATCTACATTCGCCACGGATATGATGTCAGATGAATCAATTaacgaagatgatgatgatagcgTTAAAGATCCAGACTTTCTTTTGCCAGAAAAATCACCACAAAGTTTATTTTCGGGCTCAGACATTGATGATATGGCCACCcaattagaacaaaatttaggtTCAGAAGATCATATCCCAGGAAATAGTAATTTAAGCCCTGAGACTGTATCAACAAAAGAATCACGAAAGGGAAGACGTCAAAAACGAAATTTAGGTCAGAACTACTTAACTAGTACTGAAAAAACGTTCCTGCAAAAAGGATGA